GTAGAGATTGGCCCCGTCCAGCGGCGGCACCTGATTGGTGACGTCGTGGGTTTCGGCGTAGGCGTGGAGATTCATGCGCTGTGCTCCTTCGCGCCCAGGGCGCGCAAACTGAAACGAATGATCGCCCGGGTGACGCTTTCCAAGCTGTCGCTGGGCAGGCCGCTGGCGCGTGCGGCCCGTGCCTGCGGCGACAAGGGGCCAACCAGGGCTTCGGCCACGGCGCCAACCAGGCAGGCGGCAGTGAGCGGGACGTGCTCGACGTTCAGACTGCCGTCGCGGTTACCCTCGCGAATCAGCGAGCAATAAAGCTCCCCGTAAGCTTCACGAAAGCGCAGGCGCTGTTCGTCTACTTCGGGCTCCACCGGTTCGGCGATCAATGCATACGCCAGCTGGCGGCTATGCCAGGCACGTGCAGCGAATTCGCCTACGCCTCCGGCGAGCCGCTGCGCTGCGCTGCCCGGCCGGCTGAACTGTTCACGCAGCGCTTCGAACTCGATACGCGTAGCGCGGGTGAAAATCTCGGC
The nucleotide sequence above comes from Halopseudomonas xinjiangensis. Encoded proteins:
- a CDS encoding TetR/AcrR family transcriptional regulator, with translation MAYRTTEARAERDKALREHILDCGMQQVAEGGFAALNMSGLAATAGVATGSLYRYFPGKGALAAEIFTRATRIEFEALREQFSRPGSAAQRLAGGVGEFAARAWHSRQLAYALIAEPVEPEVDEQRLRFREAYGELYCSLIREGNRDGSLNVEHVPLTAACLVGAVAEALVGPLSPQARAARASGLPSDSLESVTRAIIRFSLRALGAKEHSA